In Caproicibacterium amylolyticum, a genomic segment contains:
- a CDS encoding MFS transporter, with protein MRIKKNIFIMYAIALLQGMVFYAPVATLYRQAAGVSIFQITIIESISLAVCVAMELPWGILADRIGYRSTMIFCCLLYFLSKIIFWQANGFGAFLLERILLGIIFAGLSGVDTSVLYLSSREDSAQGVFGVYDNLGTIGLLSAAAVFSLFIKDNYRLAGLLTVVSYGIAAVLVFGLTEVKPKRRERQNLFSEFKNVIHHISKNKTLVLLLLAVALLNETHQTITTYLNQLQYEKCGISTGAMGYIYIIVSVLGLFGGLSARLTNRFGMARFGTVLFLACILACGTLTVTDSAVSSVLSIVCLHICYCLFQPLQVDLQNRQVASANRATALSVNALLMDGVAIVTNIVFGKLAEMKLSYAMALGTAFCTAGLILFLLWGRSRSRTCLE; from the coding sequence GTGCGAATAAAAAAGAATATTTTCATTATGTATGCCATTGCCTTGCTGCAGGGAATGGTGTTTTACGCGCCGGTCGCAACGCTTTACCGGCAAGCTGCAGGCGTTTCGATATTCCAGATTACAATTATTGAAAGCATTTCACTGGCAGTGTGCGTGGCCATGGAGCTGCCGTGGGGAATTCTTGCAGATCGAATTGGATACCGCAGCACCATGATTTTCTGCTGCCTGCTTTACTTTCTTTCAAAGATTATTTTTTGGCAGGCAAATGGGTTTGGTGCATTTTTGCTGGAACGTATCTTGTTAGGAATCATCTTTGCCGGACTTTCCGGTGTGGATACCAGTGTACTGTACCTTTCCAGCCGCGAGGACAGCGCACAAGGCGTTTTTGGGGTGTATGACAACCTCGGCACGATTGGCTTACTGAGCGCCGCAGCGGTCTTTTCTCTCTTTATTAAGGATAATTATCGTTTGGCGGGTCTGCTCACGGTTGTCAGTTATGGAATTGCAGCAGTGCTTGTCTTTGGGCTTACGGAAGTCAAACCCAAAAGGAGAGAAAGGCAAAATCTTTTTTCAGAATTTAAAAATGTCATTCATCACATTTCCAAAAATAAAACCCTTGTGTTGCTCCTGCTTGCGGTAGCACTGCTGAATGAAACACACCAGACCATAACTACGTATCTCAACCAGCTGCAGTATGAAAAGTGCGGAATTTCCACCGGTGCGATGGGATACATCTATATTATCGTGTCAGTGCTAGGGCTTTTTGGCGGTCTTTCCGCGCGGCTGACAAACCGATTTGGTATGGCTCGGTTTGGAACTGTATTGTTTTTAGCCTGTATCCTTGCGTGTGGAACACTCACAGTGACCGACAGTGCGGTTTCCTCAGTGCTGTCCATTGTGTGCCTGCACATTTGTTACTGCCTGTTTCAGCCACTCCAGGTGGACTTACAGAATCGGCAGGTGGCTTCTGCCAATCGTGCAACAGCCCTGAGTGTTAATGCGCTGCTGATGGATGGCGTAGCGATTGTGACAAATATCGTGTTTGGTAAACTGGCAGAGATGAAGTTGTCTTACGCAATGGCATTGGGGACTGCTTTCTGCACAGCGGGCTTGATTCTGTTTTTACTGTGGGGAAGAAGCAGGAGCAGAACCTGTCTGGAATAA
- the rplM gene encoding 50S ribosomal protein L13, whose protein sequence is MSTYMAKAQEVTRKWYVIDAEGKPLGRVAAQAAVLLRGKEKTTYTPHVDCGDNVIIINCAKTVLTGKKLEKKHWYHHTGYIGHLKDVRYDTLMREDPCAAMKKAIKGMLPDNTLGRNALTRLRTVEGAEHNHAAQQPTAWEL, encoded by the coding sequence ATGTCCACTTATATGGCGAAGGCTCAAGAAGTCACCCGCAAGTGGTATGTCATCGACGCCGAAGGCAAGCCCCTCGGCCGCGTGGCTGCCCAGGCTGCCGTTCTTCTGCGCGGCAAAGAAAAGACCACCTACACCCCCCATGTTGACTGTGGTGACAATGTCATCATTATCAACTGTGCCAAGACTGTTTTGACCGGCAAAAAGCTGGAGAAGAAGCATTGGTACCACCACACCGGCTACATCGGCCACTTGAAGGATGTCCGCTACGACACCCTGATGCGCGAAGACCCCTGTGCCGCAATGAAAAAGGCGATTAAAGGTATGCTGCCCGATAATACCCTCGGCCGCAATGCGCTTACCCGCCTTCGCACCGTTGAAGGCGCAGAGCATAATCACGCCGCCCAGCAGCCGACTGCTTGGGAACTTTAA
- a CDS encoding biotin transporter BioY: protein MNLKTSTKNLVLCAMCAALTCVLAPISIPVGQVPISLATFAVMLSAALLGPKWGVLSQVVYLLLGCIGVPVFAGFSAGVGCIVGPTGGYLLGYLVLAAVEGLLYRLLSSEKQKLLKKSGVLIVSMVVGTAALYTMGTIWFITVTHTPLAAALLACVVPFLLGDAVKIAVVTVLAPQLERVLNRLNHRAQAV, encoded by the coding sequence ATGAACTTGAAAACATCTACAAAAAATTTAGTACTCTGTGCGATGTGTGCCGCGTTGACCTGCGTTCTTGCACCGATTTCCATCCCGGTGGGACAGGTGCCTATCAGTTTGGCGACCTTTGCGGTGATGCTGAGCGCCGCACTGCTGGGGCCAAAGTGGGGTGTGCTCAGCCAAGTGGTTTATTTGCTGCTGGGCTGCATCGGCGTGCCGGTGTTTGCTGGGTTCAGTGCAGGCGTTGGCTGCATTGTTGGCCCGACCGGCGGTTATCTGCTCGGTTACTTGGTACTGGCAGCGGTGGAAGGCCTGCTGTACCGCCTGCTTAGCAGTGAGAAACAAAAACTGCTGAAAAAATCCGGTGTACTCATCGTTTCTATGGTCGTTGGTACAGCGGCGCTGTACACAATGGGTACTATTTGGTTCATTACTGTAACACATACACCGCTTGCCGCAGCGCTGCTGGCCTGCGTGGTACCGTTCCTGCTGGGGGATGCGGTCAAGATTGCAGTTGTCACGGTGCTGGCACCGCAGCTGGAACGTGTTCTGAATCGGCTGAACCACCGTGCACAGGCTGTTTAA
- a CDS encoding class I SAM-dependent DNA methyltransferase: protein MQENLYDDQVFFKNYMELRENPVSYNTLLEQPALQAMLPPLAGKHVLDLGCGFGEGCAGYLRLGAAHVTGVDLSQNMINEAKKRNANERTAYFCMDMTQIASLGENYDVVASSLAVHYIEDFDALARSVYAILKKGGSFVFSQEHPLTTAPKEGPNWVYDEETHKRFYPLSSYSCPGPRTEEWLECSVHKYHRTFSQVLNALLGAGFVIRELREPVPDEQTVQKNPRMVKEYDKPSFLLIAAQKP, encoded by the coding sequence ATGCAGGAAAATTTATATGATGATCAGGTATTCTTTAAAAATTACATGGAACTGCGCGAAAATCCGGTAAGCTACAATACCTTGCTGGAGCAGCCGGCACTGCAGGCGATGCTGCCGCCGCTTGCCGGAAAGCACGTGCTGGACCTCGGCTGTGGGTTTGGCGAGGGCTGTGCAGGTTATCTGCGTCTTGGTGCGGCACATGTGACCGGTGTGGACTTGTCACAGAATATGATAAACGAAGCAAAAAAACGCAATGCAAATGAACGCACAGCGTATTTCTGTATGGATATGACGCAGATTGCAAGTTTGGGAGAAAACTATGATGTGGTTGCTAGTTCGCTTGCTGTACATTATATAGAAGATTTTGACGCATTAGCGCGTTCTGTTTACGCAATTCTAAAAAAGGGAGGCTCTTTTGTCTTTTCGCAGGAACATCCGCTGACTACTGCACCGAAAGAGGGGCCAAACTGGGTCTATGACGAGGAAACACACAAGCGCTTTTATCCGCTCAGCAGCTACAGCTGCCCCGGCCCGCGCACGGAGGAGTGGCTGGAGTGCAGCGTGCACAAGTATCACCGTACGTTTTCCCAGGTTTTGAATGCATTGCTAGGTGCCGGATTCGTCATTCGGGAACTGCGTGAACCAGTACCAGATGAACAAACAGTGCAGAAAAACCCCAGAATGGTAAAGGAATACGACAAGCCCAGTTTTTTGCTGATTGCGGCTCAAAAGCCATAA
- a CDS encoding zinc ribbon domain-containing protein, translated as MQPKQYVCPKCGCSQYETDQFQATGGNFSKIFDVQNKRFITVSCTQCGYTELYKAQTDAGMNILDFLIGN; from the coding sequence ATGCAGCCAAAACAGTACGTATGTCCCAAATGCGGATGTAGCCAGTATGAAACAGACCAATTTCAGGCAACCGGCGGAAATTTTTCAAAGATTTTTGATGTACAGAACAAGCGGTTCATAACGGTATCCTGCACGCAGTGTGGGTATACGGAACTGTATAAAGCACAGACGGACGCGGGAATGAACATATTGGATTTCTTGATTGGAAACTGA
- a CDS encoding IMP dehydrogenase, producing MAFYYDEPCHTFNEYLLVPGYSSAECIPDNVSLKTPITKFKKGEEPAITLNIPMTSAVMQSVSNDTLAVALAKEGGVSFIYGSQTIEQEAAMIAKVKAYKAGFVTSDSNIKPDQTLADILKLKEETGHSTVAVTDDGTGIGKLLGVVTSRDYRVSRMAVETPVYSFMTPIEKVISAPKGATLSECNDIIWANKLNSLPVVDNDGKLCYFVFRKDYSEHKENTSELLDAQKRYMVGAGVNTRDYAERIPALLEAGADIFCIDSSEGYTEWQRRTIAWVRGKYGDKVKIGAGNVIDGDGFRFLAEAGADFVKIGIGGGSICITRETKGIGRGQATAVIEVAKARDEYYKETGIYVPICSDGGIVYDHHLTLALAMGADFVMLGRYFSRFDESPTNKVTINGQYMKEYWGEGSNRARNWQRYDMGGAKKLSFEEGVDSYVPYAGALKDNVSTTLSKVRSTMCNCGALTIPELQKKAKLTLVSSTSIVEGGAHDVVLKDSSNQVK from the coding sequence ATGGCTTTTTACTACGATGAACCTTGTCATACCTTTAATGAGTATCTGTTGGTGCCCGGATACTCTTCGGCAGAATGCATACCGGATAACGTAAGCCTGAAAACCCCGATTACCAAGTTCAAAAAAGGGGAAGAGCCTGCCATTACCCTGAATATCCCAATGACTTCGGCGGTTATGCAGTCTGTTTCCAATGATACACTGGCGGTTGCTCTCGCGAAGGAAGGCGGCGTTTCCTTCATTTACGGTTCACAGACCATTGAGCAGGAAGCAGCCATGATTGCCAAGGTAAAAGCCTACAAAGCGGGCTTTGTAACCAGTGACTCCAACATTAAGCCAGACCAGACACTTGCAGACATCCTGAAGCTTAAAGAAGAAACCGGCCATTCCACTGTGGCTGTAACAGATGACGGCACCGGCATCGGCAAGCTGCTGGGCGTTGTTACCAGCCGTGATTACCGTGTAAGCCGTATGGCGGTGGAAACCCCGGTTTATTCCTTTATGACTCCTATTGAAAAGGTCATCTCCGCACCCAAAGGCGCAACCCTTTCCGAGTGCAACGATATTATTTGGGCGAACAAGCTGAACTCTCTGCCGGTCGTGGACAATGACGGCAAACTTTGCTACTTTGTTTTCCGCAAGGATTATTCCGAGCATAAAGAGAATACAAGCGAACTGCTGGACGCGCAGAAGCGCTATATGGTCGGTGCCGGTGTCAATACCCGCGACTACGCAGAGCGTATTCCGGCGCTGCTGGAGGCTGGTGCGGACATTTTCTGCATTGATTCTTCCGAAGGTTACACAGAGTGGCAGAGACGCACCATTGCATGGGTACGCGGCAAGTACGGCGACAAGGTGAAAATCGGCGCAGGCAACGTGATCGACGGTGACGGCTTCCGCTTTTTGGCCGAGGCCGGTGCGGACTTTGTAAAAATCGGAATTGGCGGCGGTTCCATCTGCATTACCCGAGAAACAAAAGGTATTGGCCGCGGTCAGGCCACAGCGGTTATTGAAGTTGCCAAAGCACGCGATGAATACTACAAAGAGACCGGCATTTATGTGCCGATTTGCTCTGACGGCGGTATTGTGTACGACCACCACCTGACCCTTGCACTGGCAATGGGCGCAGATTTTGTCATGCTCGGCCGCTACTTCTCCCGTTTTGACGAATCCCCGACGAATAAAGTCACCATTAATGGCCAGTATATGAAAGAGTATTGGGGAGAGGGCAGCAACCGTGCCCGCAACTGGCAGCGCTATGACATGGGCGGCGCAAAGAAACTTTCCTTTGAAGAGGGCGTGGACTCTTATGTGCCGTATGCGGGTGCTTTGAAGGACAACGTCAGCACAACCCTGAGTAAAGTTCGCTCTACAATGTGCAACTGCGGTGCGCTGACGATTCCGGAACTGCAGAAAAAAGCCAAGCTGACGCTGGTTTCCAGCACCAGCATCGTTGAGGGCGGCGCACATGATGTTGTCTTGAAGGACAGCAGCAACCAGGTAAAATAA
- a CDS encoding AraC family transcriptional regulator yields MDCITSIQKALDYLEEHLLEPVGYEDVAKQVFMSGYHFHRAFSMLTGTTVNEYLRSRRLSMAGQEIARSDSKVIDLAYRYGYDSPESFTKAFTRFHGVSPMTAKKSGVQLKLYNRLIIKVSVEGGSIMDYKIVEKAPFQTLCKVERFRNEITAEKGNREIPEFWNRTMASDAPKVFEKYGEDADVYGMCTPSSQESGCFQYGIGVRYSGTKVPDGYKLWQVKPILWAVFLCYGENETCIRDIWDRFYKEWLPGSGYNMVDDTDFELYPFALHPHEANSSLYCEVWIPICKK; encoded by the coding sequence GTGGACTGCATAACAAGCATACAAAAAGCATTGGACTATTTGGAAGAACATCTGCTGGAGCCGGTTGGTTATGAAGATGTGGCAAAGCAGGTGTTTATGTCTGGTTATCATTTTCATCGGGCATTCAGTATGCTGACCGGCACGACTGTTAATGAGTATCTTCGCAGCCGCCGTCTTTCCATGGCTGGGCAGGAAATTGCGCGGTCGGACAGCAAAGTGATTGATTTGGCATACCGTTATGGATATGATTCGCCGGAAAGCTTTACCAAGGCTTTTACCCGTTTTCATGGTGTATCGCCAATGACTGCCAAAAAATCCGGTGTGCAGTTAAAGCTTTATAACCGTCTCATAATAAAAGTATCTGTGGAAGGCGGCAGTATTATGGATTACAAAATCGTAGAAAAAGCACCGTTTCAGACTTTATGTAAGGTGGAAAGGTTTCGTAATGAAATAACGGCGGAAAAGGGAAATCGCGAGATTCCGGAGTTTTGGAACCGAACTATGGCATCAGATGCGCCCAAAGTTTTTGAAAAATATGGGGAGGATGCGGACGTGTATGGTATGTGTACACCCTCATCCCAGGAAAGCGGCTGCTTTCAATATGGTATTGGTGTACGTTACAGCGGGACCAAAGTGCCGGATGGGTACAAACTGTGGCAGGTAAAGCCAATTCTATGGGCAGTTTTTCTCTGCTATGGGGAAAATGAAACGTGTATCCGCGATATATGGGACAGATTTTATAAAGAGTGGCTGCCCGGTTCCGGGTACAATATGGTGGATGATACGGATTTTGAGCTGTATCCCTTTGCACTGCACCCGCACGAAGCAAACAGCAGCCTTTACTGTGAAGTGTGGATCCCCATTTGTAAAAAATAA
- a CDS encoding helix-turn-helix domain-containing protein: MEKDQNLNKQSFGAYFVQKHRQAGLTQEELAKRLFVTNTTVSKWERGLSYPDIALVTDICRELSISEHEFFTACDDVAAGREKKDAKVYRVLHRRVQQIFTFCYVVTLIICFLCNLAVYHTLSWFWIVLTALLLAFSFTNVPLMAEKETGVVTLGCATGSLFLLLLACWGYTRGAWLGFGIAVSAVCLALPWGLYLLGRFCPRHRGFPAIVLAAITGWNVLLVILCVAVTSGGNLFRALLITGISYLPVWGIFAIAVYVPLHRCLKGGLICFLSDFSIPFMELSLNALMINQDTNGLRILADYFQWGRLFQQEYLNVNLLVFALGFIASALVTIVGVILQLRGKKREKQGMIV; this comes from the coding sequence ATGGAAAAAGACCAAAATCTGAATAAGCAAAGCTTTGGAGCATACTTTGTGCAAAAACACAGACAGGCGGGGCTGACACAGGAAGAATTAGCGAAGCGGCTGTTTGTAACCAATACAACGGTTTCCAAATGGGAACGGGGGCTTTCTTACCCGGACATTGCGCTGGTAACCGATATCTGTCGGGAACTTTCCATTTCTGAGCATGAATTTTTTACAGCCTGTGACGATGTGGCGGCCGGCAGGGAAAAGAAAGATGCTAAGGTATACCGCGTTCTTCACCGCAGAGTGCAGCAAATATTTACCTTCTGTTATGTCGTTACATTAATCATTTGTTTTCTCTGTAATCTTGCAGTCTATCATACGCTGAGTTGGTTTTGGATTGTGCTGACAGCGTTGCTGTTAGCTTTCAGTTTTACGAACGTACCGCTGATGGCAGAAAAAGAAACAGGTGTGGTGACACTGGGCTGCGCAACGGGCAGTCTGTTTTTGCTGCTGCTGGCTTGCTGGGGTTACACACGAGGTGCTTGGCTGGGTTTTGGCATTGCTGTTTCAGCGGTCTGCCTGGCATTGCCCTGGGGGCTGTATCTGCTGGGACGCTTTTGCCCTAGGCACCGTGGATTTCCTGCGATTGTGCTGGCAGCTATTACCGGATGGAATGTATTGCTTGTGATACTTTGCGTTGCGGTAACAAGTGGAGGAAATTTATTCCGAGCACTTTTAATTACCGGTATTAGCTATCTGCCGGTCTGGGGTATTTTTGCGATTGCTGTTTATGTCCCACTGCACCGCTGCTTAAAGGGCGGATTGATTTGCTTCCTTAGTGATTTTTCCATTCCGTTTATGGAATTGAGTCTAAATGCACTGATGATTAACCAGGATACTAACGGTCTGCGAATACTGGCGGATTATTTTCAGTGGGGAAGACTTTTTCAACAGGAATACTTAAATGTCAACTTGTTGGTCTTTGCACTTGGATTTATAGCGAGTGCGTTGGTAACGATTGTTGGTGTCATACTGCAACTGCGCGGAAAAAAACGGGAAAAACAGGGTATGATCGTTTAA
- the rpsI gene encoding 30S ribosomal protein S9, giving the protein MYDKTPYYYGTGRRKSSVARVRLYQGTGKVTINDRSIDDYFGLETLKLIVRQPLELTGNAGKFDVVCRVAGGGVTGQAGAIRHGIARALLQLDSEGLRPALKKAGFLTRDPRMKERKKYGLKAARRAPQFSKR; this is encoded by the coding sequence ATGTATGATAAAACACCTTACTACTATGGTACCGGCAGAAGAAAAAGCTCGGTAGCCCGTGTACGTCTGTATCAGGGCACCGGCAAGGTCACCATCAATGACCGCAGCATCGACGATTACTTCGGCCTGGAAACACTGAAGCTCATCGTTCGTCAGCCGTTGGAACTGACCGGAAACGCCGGCAAGTTCGACGTTGTGTGCCGCGTTGCTGGCGGCGGTGTTACCGGCCAGGCCGGTGCTATCCGTCACGGCATTGCACGCGCCCTGCTGCAGCTCGACAGCGAAGGTCTGCGTCCGGCCCTGAAAAAGGCTGGCTTCCTGACCCGTGACCCAAGAATGAAGGAACGCAAGAAGTACGGCCTCAAAGCTGCACGTCGTGCACCGCAGTTCTCAAAGCGTTAA
- a CDS encoding DUF1284 domain-containing protein, with protein sequence MDGTEELVLRPHHGLCLLHFVGEGYSDAFTANMAAAAARLRENPETLVRLCIGADSLCAHCPHRTGSTCESAKPARYDTGVLQHSGLKAEQTLRWADLREKMVALSQVHLREVCGDCQWYSLCAAIEEQNNS encoded by the coding sequence ATGGATGGGACAGAGGAACTTGTTCTTCGGCCGCACCATGGGCTGTGCCTGCTGCATTTTGTAGGGGAAGGGTACAGTGACGCATTTACCGCGAATATGGCGGCTGCCGCAGCGCGGCTGCGTGAGAATCCGGAAACATTGGTGCGCTTGTGCATTGGTGCTGACAGCTTGTGTGCGCATTGTCCGCACCGAACCGGCAGCACCTGTGAAAGTGCAAAGCCTGCTCGATATGATACCGGAGTTTTGCAGCACAGCGGGCTAAAGGCGGAACAGACGCTGCGTTGGGCCGATTTGCGCGAAAAGATGGTAGCCCTTTCCCAAGTACACCTGCGTGAGGTATGCGGGGATTGCCAGTGGTACAGCCTGTGTGCCGCGATTGAAGAACAAAATAATTCTTAA
- the sleB gene encoding spore cortex-lytic enzyme, with the protein MKKIGVTAWRVLVVVLVSCVAFGLLANVGRSTQTLSKVGSQGTEVTKIQTKLQNLGIYSGKIDGVYGNATKKAVVSFQKQQGITADGIAGTQTLKALGVSGSSGGTSGIGKYSSNDIKLLATIVSAEARGEPYEGQVAVAAVILNRIEHPSFPNTLSGVVYQPGAFSCLTDGGVNAAVSDSAYKAARDAINGWDPSGGAIYYYNPAKSTNKWIFSRPIITVIGKHRFCS; encoded by the coding sequence ATGAAGAAGATAGGCGTTACAGCATGGAGAGTGCTGGTAGTTGTTCTTGTCAGCTGCGTTGCCTTTGGCCTGCTTGCAAACGTGGGGCGCAGCACACAGACTCTCTCCAAGGTTGGTTCACAGGGTACGGAGGTCACAAAGATTCAGACCAAGCTGCAGAACTTGGGGATTTACTCCGGGAAAATAGACGGCGTCTATGGCAATGCCACAAAGAAAGCAGTGGTATCCTTTCAGAAGCAGCAGGGAATCACTGCGGACGGCATTGCCGGTACACAGACGCTGAAAGCCCTTGGTGTCTCCGGCAGTTCCGGCGGCACCAGCGGAATCGGCAAATACTCCAGCAACGACATTAAACTGCTGGCCACGATTGTTTCGGCTGAAGCGCGCGGGGAACCCTACGAGGGGCAGGTGGCTGTTGCCGCCGTCATTCTGAATCGAATTGAACACCCCTCCTTTCCAAACACGCTTTCCGGTGTTGTTTATCAGCCGGGTGCGTTCAGCTGTCTGACAGACGGCGGTGTCAATGCCGCTGTGTCAGATTCCGCCTACAAGGCTGCACGCGACGCAATAAACGGTTGGGATCCCTCAGGCGGTGCTATCTATTATTATAACCCCGCTAAAAGCACAAACAAGTGGATTTTTTCACGCCCAATTATTACCGTTATCGGCAAGCATCGCTTTTGCTCCTGA
- a CDS encoding 3D domain-containing protein, translated as MHKAGKTLLVLGAVFTVGLGTAGTVIATTQNAVVTKNGETKKLYMLTSDDTNDILKTAGVRTSHGDLVLRSTNAQGNIEVNVRTAYPVKVIADGTEKQVTAHFGDTARDVLQEAAITLGPVDTVNVPIDQLVEENTKISVRRNHIVTVKADGISTQVVTSTDTTAKQAVQKAGVSLGKHDELTAEADQPLTQEQYVAVNRVTYKDEVLTEDIPFDTVTEDDSSMFVGESKVKTEGSSGQKKIVRRTKYINGVAGETSVVSTSVVKDAVNKVVLNGTKEQPQEEETSSAQISSASSSAGQQVNGLSYSRVLTGKCTAYTGGGTTATGLPAAVGRVAVNPNEIPYGTRLYIASPDGSYVYGYAVAADTGGFVYSSSTMVDLYMDTEAECENFGRQTMNIYILN; from the coding sequence ATGCATAAGGCAGGCAAAACGTTACTCGTACTGGGCGCTGTTTTTACAGTGGGGCTGGGTACAGCTGGTACGGTGATAGCAACTACACAGAACGCGGTTGTTACCAAGAACGGTGAAACCAAAAAGCTTTATATGCTGACGAGCGATGACACGAATGACATCCTGAAGACAGCTGGTGTTCGCACCAGCCACGGAGATTTGGTTTTGCGCTCTACCAACGCGCAGGGAAACATTGAAGTCAACGTGCGCACAGCGTACCCTGTAAAAGTCATTGCAGACGGCACGGAGAAGCAGGTTACCGCCCACTTTGGCGATACTGCCCGTGATGTTCTGCAGGAAGCAGCCATTACATTGGGCCCGGTGGATACCGTGAATGTTCCGATTGACCAGTTGGTTGAAGAGAACACAAAGATTTCCGTTCGGCGCAATCATATCGTTACCGTGAAGGCTGACGGTATTTCAACGCAGGTGGTCACTTCCACCGACACCACTGCAAAGCAGGCAGTTCAGAAAGCCGGCGTTTCGCTCGGCAAGCATGATGAACTGACTGCAGAAGCCGATCAGCCGCTGACCCAGGAGCAGTACGTTGCAGTAAACCGCGTAACGTACAAGGATGAAGTCCTTACGGAGGACATTCCGTTTGACACTGTGACAGAGGACGACAGTTCCATGTTTGTCGGTGAAAGCAAGGTCAAAACAGAGGGCAGCAGCGGTCAGAAGAAAATTGTTCGCCGTACTAAGTACATAAACGGTGTGGCCGGGGAAACCTCCGTTGTTTCCACCAGTGTGGTGAAGGATGCGGTGAACAAGGTTGTGCTGAACGGCACAAAGGAACAGCCGCAGGAAGAAGAAACCAGCAGTGCACAAATCAGCAGCGCTAGCTCTAGCGCAGGCCAGCAGGTAAACGGACTTTCCTACAGCCGTGTGCTGACTGGAAAGTGCACCGCTTACACCGGCGGCGGTACGACTGCAACCGGCCTGCCGGCAGCAGTCGGACGTGTAGCAGTGAACCCAAATGAAATTCCCTACGGCACACGTCTTTATATCGCTTCTCCGGACGGCAGCTATGTTTATGGTTATGCTGTTGCGGCGGACACCGGTGGATTTGTTTACAGCAGCTCTACCATGGTGGATTTATACATGGACACCGAGGCGGAATGTGAAAACTTCGGCCGGCAGACAATGAATATTTATATTTTGAACTGA
- the aroF gene encoding 3-deoxy-7-phosphoheptulonate synthase, with protein MIILMKNNCTKGQIDHVIAALKDKGLGANLSVGSEATVIGVLGDKSKLNTENIEVMDGVEKCVPIMHSYKLASREMVPEGRKVTVKNVTFGGDKLVMIAGPCAVESEEQVTKAALGVKAAGAQMLRGGAYKPRTSPYAFQGLEDEGYRLLRKAADAAGLLCVSEVVDAQDLDAAGKYCDMIQVGARNMQNFRLLRAIGRSGLPVLLKNGIACTIEEWLDAAEYILSEGNQNVVLCERGIRTFETATRNTLDVSAVPVVKERSSLPIIVDPSHAAGKRSLVTPLAMAGIAAGADGIIVEVHPDPKVAMSDAAQQLTIPDFQEFMGKLKKVAAAVDRSL; from the coding sequence ATGATTATTTTAATGAAAAATAACTGCACAAAAGGCCAGATTGACCACGTAATTGCTGCTCTAAAGGATAAGGGACTGGGTGCAAACCTTTCTGTTGGCAGCGAAGCAACTGTTATTGGCGTTTTGGGAGATAAATCTAAGCTGAATACGGAAAATATTGAAGTTATGGACGGCGTTGAAAAATGCGTGCCAATCATGCATTCCTACAAGCTCGCGAGTCGCGAAATGGTGCCGGAGGGACGCAAGGTAACAGTAAAAAATGTTACCTTCGGCGGTGATAAGCTGGTTATGATTGCCGGTCCCTGCGCAGTCGAATCGGAAGAGCAGGTAACAAAAGCGGCGCTGGGCGTGAAAGCCGCCGGTGCACAAATGCTGCGCGGCGGTGCTTACAAGCCGCGCACCAGCCCATATGCATTCCAGGGTTTGGAAGATGAAGGATACCGTCTTCTGCGGAAAGCCGCAGATGCTGCCGGTTTGCTCTGCGTCAGCGAAGTAGTGGATGCACAGGATTTGGATGCCGCAGGAAAATACTGTGATATGATTCAGGTTGGTGCGCGTAATATGCAGAATTTCCGTCTTCTGCGCGCAATCGGACGTTCCGGCCTGCCGGTGCTTTTAAAAAACGGAATTGCCTGCACCATTGAAGAGTGGCTGGATGCGGCAGAGTATATTTTAAGTGAGGGCAACCAGAATGTGGTGCTGTGTGAGCGCGGCATCCGCACCTTTGAAACTGCTACACGCAACACCTTGGATGTTTCTGCAGTTCCGGTTGTCAAAGAGCGCAGCAGCCTACCAATTATTGTTGATCCCTCCCATGCTGCGGGCAAACGCAGTTTGGTTACGCCGCTTGCCATGGCCGGAATTGCAGCAGGTGCAGATGGCATTATTGTTGAGGTACACCCAGACCCGAAGGTCGCGATGAGTGATGCCGCACAGCAGCTGACGATTCCAGATTTTCAGGAATTTATGGGAAAGCTAAAAAAGGTTGCAGCAGCAGTTGACCGCAGTCTGTAA